From one Oncorhynchus keta strain PuntledgeMale-10-30-2019 chromosome 30, Oket_V2, whole genome shotgun sequence genomic stretch:
- the LOC118377102 gene encoding uncharacterized protein LOC118377102 isoform X4, translating to MKAKVRVLCFTMKAKVRVLCFTMKAKVRVLCFTMKAKVRVLCSTMKAKVRVLYFTMKARVMVLCFTMKAKVRVLCSTMKAKVRVLCSTMKAKVRVLCSTMKAKVRVLCSTMKAKVRVLCSTMKAKVRVLCFTMKAKVRVLCFTMKAKVRVLCFTMKAKVRVLCSTMKAKVRVLCSTMKAKVRVLYFTMKARVMVLCFTMKAKVRVLCSTMKAKVRVLCSTMKAKVRVLCSTMKAKVRVLCFTMKAKVRVLCFTMKAKVRVLCSTMKAKVRVLCFTMKVRVLCSTMKAKVRVLCFTMKVRVLCFTMKVRVLCFTMKVRVLCFTMKGRVLCFTMKVRVLCFTMKVRVLCSTMKAKVRVLCFTMKVRVLCFTMKAKVRVLCFTMKAKVRVLYFTMKARVRIRVLCFTMKARVRVLCSTMKARVRVLCSTMKARVRIRVLCSTMKAKVRVLCSTMKAKVRVLCSTMKAKVRIRVLCCTVKDNCGWKLHFIENIVPF from the exons ATgaaggctaag gttagggttctttgttttacaatgaaggctaaggttagggttctttgttttacaatgaaggctaag gttagggttctttgttttacaatgaaggctaaggttagggttcttTGTTCTACAATgaaggctaag gttagggttctttattttacaatgaaggctagggttatggttctttgttttacaatgaaggctaaggttagggttcttTGTTCTACAATgaaggctaag GTTAGGGTTCTTTGTTCTACAATgaaggctaag gttagggttcttTGTTCTACAATgaaggctaaggttagggttcttTGTTCTACAATgaaggctaaggttagggttcttTGTTCTACAATgaaggctaaggttagggttctttgttttacaatgaaggctaaggttagggttctttgttttacaatgaaggctaag gttagggttctttgttttacaatgaaggctaaggttagggttcttTGTTCTACAATgaaggctaaggttagggttcttTGTTCTACAATgaaggctaaggttagggttctttattttacaatgaaggctagggttatggttctttgttttacaatgaaggctaaggttagggttcttTGTTCTACAATgaaggctaaggttagggttcttTGTTCTACAATgaaggctaaggttagggttcttTGTTCTACAATgaaggctaaggttagggttctttgttttacaatgaaggctaaggttagggttctttgttttacaatgaaggctaaggttagg GTTCTTTGTTCTACAATgaaggctaaggttagggttcttTGTTTTACAATGAAGGTTAGGGTTCTTTGTTCTACAATgaaggctaaggttagggttctttgttttacaatgaag GTTAGGGTTCTTTGTTTTACAATGAAG gttagggttcttTGTTTTACAATGAAGGTTAGGGTTCTTTGTTTTACAATGAAGGGTAGGGTTCTTTGTTTTACAATGAAG gttagggttcttTGTTTTACAATGAAGGTTAGGGTTCTTTGTTCTACAATgaaggctaaggttagggttctttgttttacaatgaaggttagggttctttgttttacaatgaaggctaaggttagggttctttgttttacaatgaaggctaaggttagggttcttTATTTCACAATgaaggctagggttaggattagggttctttgttttacaatgaaggctagggttagggttcttTGTTCTACAatgaaggctagggttagggttcttTGTTCTACAATgaaggctagggttaggattagggttctTTGTTCTACAATgaaggctaaggttagg GTTCTTTGTTCTACAATgaaggctaaggttagggttcttTGTTCTACAATGAAGgctaaggttaggattagggttctTTGTTGTACTGTGAAGGATAACTGTGGATGGAAATTGCATTTTATAGAAAATATAGTACCTTTTTAA
- the LOC118377102 gene encoding uncharacterized protein LOC118377102 isoform X38 produces the protein MKAKVRVLCFTMKAKVRVLCFTMKAKVRVLCFTMKAKVRVLCSTMKAKVRVLYFTMKARVMVLCFTMKAKVRVLCSTMKAKVRVLCSTMKAKVRVLCSTMKAKVRVLCSTMKAKVRVLCSTMKAKVRVLCFTMKAKVRVLCFTMKAKVRVLCFTMKAKVRVLCSTMKAKVRVLCSTMKAKVRVLYFTMKARVMVLCFTMKAKVRVLCSTMKAKVRVLCSTMKAKVRVLCSTMKAKVRVLCFTMKAKVRVLCFTMKAKVRVLCSTMKAKVRVLCFTMKVRVLCSTMKAKVMVICSTMKARVRVLCSTMKAKVRVLCSTMKAKVRVLCSTMKAKVRIRVLCCTVKDNCGWKLHFIENIVPF, from the exons ATgaaggctaag gttagggttctttgttttacaatgaaggctaaggttagggttctttgttttacaatgaaggctaag gttagggttctttgttttacaatgaaggctaaggttagggttcttTGTTCTACAATgaaggctaag gttagggttctttattttacaatgaaggctagggttatggttctttgttttacaatgaaggctaaggttagggttcttTGTTCTACAATgaaggctaag GTTAGGGTTCTTTGTTCTACAATgaaggctaag gttagggttcttTGTTCTACAATgaaggctaaggttagggttcttTGTTCTACAATgaaggctaaggttagggttcttTGTTCTACAATgaaggctaaggttagggttctttgttttacaatgaaggctaaggttagggttctttgttttacaatgaaggctaag gttagggttctttgttttacaatgaaggctaaggttagggttcttTGTTCTACAATgaaggctaaggttagggttcttTGTTCTACAATgaaggctaaggttagggttctttattttacaatgaaggctagggttatggttctttgttttacaatgaaggctaaggttagggttcttTGTTCTACAATgaaggctaaggttagggttcttTGTTCTACAATgaaggctaaggttagggttcttTGTTCTACAATgaaggctaaggttagggttctttgttttacaatgaaggctaaggttagggttctttgttttacaatgaaggctaaggttagg GTTCTTTGTTCTACAATgaaggctaaggttagggttcttTGTTTTACAATGAAGGTTAGGGTTCTTTGTTCTACAATgaaggctaag GTTATGGTTATTTGTTCTACAatgaaggctagggttagggttcttTGTTCTACAATgaaggctaaggttagggttcttTGTTCTACAATGAAGGCTAAGGTTAG ggttcttTGTTCTACAATGAAGgctaaggttaggattagggttctTTGTTGTACTGTGAAGGATAACTGTGGATGGAAATTGCATTTTATAGAAAATATAGTACCTTTTTAA
- the LOC118377102 gene encoding uncharacterized protein LOC118377102 isoform X12, protein MKAKVRVLCFTMKAKVRVLCFTMKAKVRVLCFTMKAKVRVLCSTMKAKVRVLYFTMKARVMVLCFTMKAKVRVLCSTMKAKVRVLCSTMKAKVRVLCSTMKAKVRVLCSTMKAKVRVLCSTMKAKVRVLCFTMKAKVRVLCFTMKAKVRVLCFTMKAKVRVLCSTMKAKVRVLCSTMKAKVRVLYFTMKARVMVLCFTMKAKVRVLCSTMKAKVRVLCSTMKAKVRVLCSTMKAKVRVLCFTMKAKVRVLCFTMKAKVRVLCSTMKAKVRVLCFTMKVRVLCSTMKAKVRVLCFTMKVRVLCFTMKVRVLCFTMKVRVLCSTMKAKVRVLCFTMKVRVLCFTMKAKVRVLCFTMKAKVRVLYFTMKARVRIRVLCFTMKARVRVLCSTMKARVRVLCSTMKARVRIRVLCSTMKAKVRVLCSTMKAKVRVLCSTMKAKVRIRVLCCTVKDNCGWKLHFIENIVPF, encoded by the exons ATgaaggctaag gttagggttctttgttttacaatgaaggctaaggttagggttctttgttttacaatgaaggctaag gttagggttctttgttttacaatgaaggctaaggttagggttcttTGTTCTACAATgaaggctaag gttagggttctttattttacaatgaaggctagggttatggttctttgttttacaatgaaggctaaggttagggttcttTGTTCTACAATgaaggctaag GTTAGGGTTCTTTGTTCTACAATgaaggctaag gttagggttcttTGTTCTACAATgaaggctaaggttagggttcttTGTTCTACAATgaaggctaaggttagggttcttTGTTCTACAATgaaggctaaggttagggttctttgttttacaatgaaggctaaggttagggttctttgttttacaatgaaggctaag gttagggttctttgttttacaatgaaggctaaggttagggttcttTGTTCTACAATgaaggctaaggttagggttcttTGTTCTACAATgaaggctaaggttagggttctttattttacaatgaaggctagggttatggttctttgttttacaatgaaggctaaggttagggttcttTGTTCTACAATgaaggctaaggttagggttcttTGTTCTACAATgaaggctaaggttagggttcttTGTTCTACAATgaaggctaaggttagggttctttgttttacaatgaaggctaaggttagggttctttgttttacaatgaaggctaaggttagg GTTCTTTGTTCTACAATgaaggctaaggttagggttcttTGTTTTACAATGAAGGTTAGGGTTCTTTGTTCTACAATgaaggctaaggttagggttctttgttttacaatgaag GTTAGGGTTCTTTGTTTTACAATGAAG gttagggttcttTGTTTTACAATGAAGGTTAGGGTTCTTTGTTCTACAATgaaggctaaggttagggttctttgttttacaatgaaggttagggttctttgttttacaatgaaggctaaggttagggttctttgttttacaatgaaggctaaggttagggttcttTATTTCACAATgaaggctagggttaggattagggttctttgttttacaatgaaggctagggttagggttcttTGTTCTACAatgaaggctagggttagggttcttTGTTCTACAATgaaggctagggttaggattagggttctTTGTTCTACAATgaaggctaaggttagg GTTCTTTGTTCTACAATgaaggctaaggttagggttcttTGTTCTACAATGAAGgctaaggttaggattagggttctTTGTTGTACTGTGAAGGATAACTGTGGATGGAAATTGCATTTTATAGAAAATATAGTACCTTTTTAA
- the LOC118377102 gene encoding uncharacterized protein LOC118377102 isoform X18 produces MKAKVRVLCFTMKAKVRVLCFTMKAKVRVLCFTMKAKVRVLCSTMKAKVRVLYFTMKARVMVLCFTMKAKVRVLCSTMKAKVRVLCSTMKAKVRVLCSTMKAKVRVLCSTMKAKVRVLCSTMKAKVRVLCFTMKAKVRVLCFTMKAKVRVLCFTMKAKVRVLCSTMKAKVRVLCSTMKAKVRVLYFTMKARVMVLCFTMKAKVRVLCSTMKAKVRVLCSTMKAKVRVLCSTMKAKVRVLCFTMKAKVRVLCFTMKAKVRVLCSTMKAKVRVLCFTMKVRVLCFTMKVRVLCSTMKAKVRVLCFTMKVRVLCFTMKAKVRVLCFTMKAKVRVLYFTMKARVRIRVLCFTMKARVRVLCSTMKARVRVLCSTMKARVRIRVLCSTMKAKVRVLCSTMKAKVRVLCSTMKAKVRIRVLCCTVKDNCGWKLHFIENIVPF; encoded by the exons ATgaaggctaag gttagggttctttgttttacaatgaaggctaaggttagggttctttgttttacaatgaaggctaag gttagggttctttgttttacaatgaaggctaaggttagggttcttTGTTCTACAATgaaggctaag gttagggttctttattttacaatgaaggctagggttatggttctttgttttacaatgaaggctaaggttagggttcttTGTTCTACAATgaaggctaag GTTAGGGTTCTTTGTTCTACAATgaaggctaag gttagggttcttTGTTCTACAATgaaggctaaggttagggttcttTGTTCTACAATgaaggctaaggttagggttcttTGTTCTACAATgaaggctaaggttagggttctttgttttacaatgaaggctaaggttagggttctttgttttacaatgaaggctaag gttagggttctttgttttacaatgaaggctaaggttagggttcttTGTTCTACAATgaaggctaaggttagggttcttTGTTCTACAATgaaggctaaggttagggttctttattttacaatgaaggctagggttatggttctttgttttacaatgaaggctaaggttagggttcttTGTTCTACAATgaaggctaaggttagggttcttTGTTCTACAATgaaggctaaggttagggttcttTGTTCTACAATgaaggctaaggttagggttctttgttttacaatgaaggctaaggttagggttctttgttttacaatgaaggctaaggttagg GTTCTTTGTTCTACAATgaaggctaaggttagggttcttTGTTTTACAATGAAG gttagggttcttTGTTTTACAATGAAGGTTAGGGTTCTTTGTTCTACAATgaaggctaaggttagggttctttgttttacaatgaaggttagggttctttgttttacaatgaaggctaaggttagggttctttgttttacaatgaaggctaaggttagggttcttTATTTCACAATgaaggctagggttaggattagggttctttgttttacaatgaaggctagggttagggttcttTGTTCTACAatgaaggctagggttagggttcttTGTTCTACAATgaaggctagggttaggattagggttctTTGTTCTACAATgaaggctaaggttagg GTTCTTTGTTCTACAATgaaggctaaggttagggttcttTGTTCTACAATGAAGgctaaggttaggattagggttctTTGTTGTACTGTGAAGGATAACTGTGGATGGAAATTGCATTTTATAGAAAATATAGTACCTTTTTAA
- the LOC118377102 gene encoding uncharacterized protein LOC118377102 isoform X8: MKAKVRVLCFTMKAKVRVLCFTMKAKVRVLCFTMKAKVRVLCSTMKAKVRVLYFTMKARVMVLCFTMKAKVRVLCSTMKAKVRVLCSTMKAKVRVLCSTMKAKVRVLCSTMKAKVRVLCSTMKAKVRVLCFTMKAKVRVLCFTMKAKVRVLCFTMKAKVRVLCSTMKAKVRVLCSTMKAKVRVLYFTMKARVMVLCFTMKAKVRVLCSTMKAKVRVLCSTMKAKVRVLCSTMKAKVRVLCFTMKVRVLCSTMKAKVRVLCFTMKVRVLCFTMKVRVLCFTMKVRVLCFTMKGRVLCFTMKVRVLCFTMKVRVLCSTMKAKVRVLCFTMKVRVLCSTMKAKVRVLCFTMKVRVLCFTMKAKVRVLCFTMKAKVRVLYFTMKARVRIRVLCFTMKARVRVLCSTMKARVRVLCSTMKARVRIRVLCSTMKAKVRVLCSTMKAKVRVLCSTMKAKVRIRVLCCTVKDNCGWKLHFIENIVPF, from the exons ATgaaggctaag gttagggttctttgttttacaatgaaggctaaggttagggttctttgttttacaatgaaggctaag gttagggttctttgttttacaatgaaggctaaggttagggttcttTGTTCTACAATgaaggctaag gttagggttctttattttacaatgaaggctagggttatggttctttgttttacaatgaaggctaaggttagggttcttTGTTCTACAATgaaggctaag GTTAGGGTTCTTTGTTCTACAATgaaggctaag gttagggttcttTGTTCTACAATgaaggctaaggttagggttcttTGTTCTACAATgaaggctaaggttagggttcttTGTTCTACAATgaaggctaaggttagggttctttgttttacaatgaaggctaaggttagggttctttgttttacaatgaaggctaag gttagggttctttgttttacaatgaaggctaaggttagggttcttTGTTCTACAATgaaggctaaggttagggttcttTGTTCTACAATgaaggctaaggttagggttctttattttacaatgaaggctagggttatggttctttgttttacaatgaaggctaaggttagggttcttTGTTCTACAATgaaggctaaggttagggttcttTGTTCTACAATgaaggctaaggttagggttcttTGTTCTACAATgaaggctaag GTTAGGGTTCTTTGTTTTACAATGAAG GTTAGGGTTCTTTGTTCTACAATgaaggctaaggttagggttctttgttttacaatgaag GTTAGGGTTCTTTGTTTTACAATGAAG gttagggttcttTGTTTTACAATGAAGGTTAGGGTTCTTTGTTTTACAATGAAGGGTAGGGTTCTTTGTTTTACAATGAAGGTTAGG GTTCTTTGTTTTACAATGAAGGTTAGGGTTCTTTGTTCTACAATgaaggctaaggttagggttcttTGTTTTACAATGAAGGTTAGGGTTCTTTGTTCTACAATgaaggctaaggttagggttctttgttttacaatgaaggttagggttctttgttttacaatgaaggctaaggttagggttctttgttttacaatgaaggctaaggttagggttcttTATTTCACAATgaaggctagggttaggattagggttctttgttttacaatgaaggctagggttagggttcttTGTTCTACAatgaaggctagggttagggttcttTGTTCTACAATgaaggctagggttaggattagggttctTTGTTCTACAATgaaggctaaggttagg GTTCTTTGTTCTACAATgaaggctaaggttagggttcttTGTTCTACAATGAAGgctaaggttaggattagggttctTTGTTGTACTGTGAAGGATAACTGTGGATGGAAATTGCATTTTATAGAAAATATAGTACCTTTTTAA
- the LOC118377102 gene encoding uncharacterized protein LOC118377102 isoform X26, with product MKAKVRVLCFTMKAKVRVLCFTMKAKVRVLCFTMKAKVRVLCSTMKAKVRVLYFTMKARVMVLCFTMKAKVRVLCSTMKAKVRVLCSTMKAKVRVLCSTMKAKVRVLCSTMKAKVRVLCSTMKAKVRVLCFTMKAKVRVLCFTMKAKVRVLCFTMKAKVRVLCSTMKAKVRVLCSTMKAKVRVLYFTMKARVMVLCFTMKAKVRVLCSTMKAKVRVLCSTMKAKVRVLCSTMKAKVRVLCFTMKVRVLCSTMKAKVRVLCFTMKVRVLCSTMKAKVRVLCFTMKVRVLCFTMKAKVRVLCFTMKAKVRVLYFTMKARVRIRVLCFTMKARVRVLCSTMKARVRVLCSTMKARVRIRVLCSTMKAKVRVLCSTMKAKVRVLCSTMKAKVRIRVLCCTVKDNCGWKLHFIENIVPF from the exons ATgaaggctaag gttagggttctttgttttacaatgaaggctaaggttagggttctttgttttacaatgaaggctaag gttagggttctttgttttacaatgaaggctaaggttagggttcttTGTTCTACAATgaaggctaag gttagggttctttattttacaatgaaggctagggttatggttctttgttttacaatgaaggctaaggttagggttcttTGTTCTACAATgaaggctaag GTTAGGGTTCTTTGTTCTACAATgaaggctaag gttagggttcttTGTTCTACAATgaaggctaaggttagggttcttTGTTCTACAATgaaggctaaggttagggttcttTGTTCTACAATgaaggctaaggttagggttctttgttttacaatgaaggctaaggttagggttctttgttttacaatgaaggctaag gttagggttctttgttttacaatgaaggctaaggttagggttcttTGTTCTACAATgaaggctaaggttagggttcttTGTTCTACAATgaaggctaaggttagggttctttattttacaatgaaggctagggttatggttctttgttttacaatgaaggctaaggttagggttcttTGTTCTACAATgaaggctaaggttagggttcttTGTTCTACAATgaaggctaaggttagggttcttTGTTCTACAATgaaggctaag GTTAGGGTTCTTTGTTTTACAATGAAG GTTAGGGTTCTTTGTTCTACAATgaaggctaaggttagggttcttTGTTTTACAATGAAGGTTAGGGTTCTTTGTTCTACAATgaaggctaaggttagggttctttgttttacaatgaaggttagggttctttgttttacaatgaaggctaaggttagggttctttgttttacaatgaaggctaaggttagggttcttTATTTCACAATgaaggctagggttaggattagggttctttgttttacaatgaaggctagggttagggttcttTGTTCTACAatgaaggctagggttagggttcttTGTTCTACAATgaaggctagggttaggattagggttctTTGTTCTACAATgaaggctaaggttagg GTTCTTTGTTCTACAATgaaggctaaggttagggttcttTGTTCTACAATGAAGgctaaggttaggattagggttctTTGTTGTACTGTGAAGGATAACTGTGGATGGAAATTGCATTTTATAGAAAATATAGTACCTTTTTAA
- the LOC118377102 gene encoding uncharacterized protein LOC118377102 isoform X13: MKAKVRVLCFTMKAKVRVLCFTMKAKVRVLCFTMKAKVRVLCSTMKAKVRVLYFTMKARVMVLCFTMKAKVRVLCSTMKAKVRVLCSTMKAKVRVLCSTMKAKVRVLCSTMKAKVRVLCSTMKAKVRVLCFTMKAKVRVLCFTMKAKVRVLCFTMKAKVRVLCSTMKAKVRVLCSTMKAKVRVLYFTMKARVMVLCFTMKAKVRVLCSTMKAKVRVLCSTMKAKVRVLCSTMKAKVRVLCFTMKAKVRVLCFTMKAKVRVLCSTMKAKVRVLCFTMKVRVLCSTMKAKVRVLCSTMKAKVRVLCFTMKVRVLCSTMKAKVRVLCFTMKVRVLCFTMKAKVRVLCFTMKAKVRVLYFTMKARVRIRVLCFTMKARVRVLCSTMKARVRVLCSTMKARVRIRVLCSTMKAKVRVLCSTMKAKVRVLCSTMKAKVRIRVLCCTVKDNCGWKLHFIENIVPF; the protein is encoded by the exons ATgaaggctaag gttagggttctttgttttacaatgaaggctaaggttagggttctttgttttacaatgaaggctaag gttagggttctttgttttacaatgaaggctaaggttagggttcttTGTTCTACAATgaaggctaag gttagggttctttattttacaatgaaggctagggttatggttctttgttttacaatgaaggctaaggttagggttcttTGTTCTACAATgaaggctaag GTTAGGGTTCTTTGTTCTACAATgaaggctaag gttagggttcttTGTTCTACAATgaaggctaaggttagggttcttTGTTCTACAATgaaggctaaggttagggttcttTGTTCTACAATgaaggctaaggttagggttctttgttttacaatgaaggctaaggttagggttctttgttttacaatgaaggctaag gttagggttctttgttttacaatgaaggctaaggttagggttcttTGTTCTACAATgaaggctaaggttagggttcttTGTTCTACAATgaaggctaaggttagggttctttattttacaatgaaggctagggttatggttctttgttttacaatgaaggctaaggttagggttcttTGTTCTACAATgaaggctaaggttagggttcttTGTTCTACAATgaaggctaaggttagggttcttTGTTCTACAATgaaggctaaggttagggttctttgttttacaatgaaggctaaggttagggttctttgttttacaatgaaggctaaggttagg GTTCTTTGTTCTACAATgaaggctaaggttagggttcttTGTTTTACAATGAAGGTTAGGGTTCTTTGTTCTACAATgaaggctaag GTTAGGGTTCTTTGTTCTACAATgaaggctaaggttagggttcttTGTTTTACAATGAAGGTTAGGGTTCTTTGTTCTACAATgaaggctaaggttagggttctttgttttacaatgaaggttagggttctttgttttacaatgaaggctaaggttagggttctttgttttacaatgaaggctaaggttagggttcttTATTTCACAATgaaggctagggttaggattagggttctttgttttacaatgaaggctagggttagggttcttTGTTCTACAatgaaggctagggttagggttcttTGTTCTACAATgaaggctagggttaggattagggttctTTGTTCTACAATgaaggctaaggttagg GTTCTTTGTTCTACAATgaaggctaaggttagggttcttTGTTCTACAATGAAGgctaaggttaggattagggttctTTGTTGTACTGTGAAGGATAACTGTGGATGGAAATTGCATTTTATAGAAAATATAGTACCTTTTTAA
- the LOC118377102 gene encoding uncharacterized protein LOC118377102 isoform X28, with protein MKAKVRVLCFTMKAKVRVLCFTMKAKVRVLCFTMKAKVRVLCSTMKAKVRVLYFTMKARVMVLCFTMKAKVRVLCSTMKAKVRVLCSTMKAKVRVLCSTMKAKVRVLCSTMKAKVRVLCSTMKAKVRVLCFTMKAKVRVLCFTMKAKVRVLCFTMKAKVRVLCSTMKAKVRVLCSTMKAKVRVLYFTMKARVMVLCFTMKAKVRVLCSTMKAKVRVLCSTMKAKVRVLCSTMKAKVRVLCFTMKVRVLCFTMKVRVLCSTMKAKVRVLCFTMKVRVLCFTMKAKVRVLCFTMKAKVRVLYFTMKARVRIRVLCFTMKARVRVLCSTMKARVRVLCSTMKARVRIRVLCSTMKAKVRVLCSTMKAKVRVLCSTMKAKVRIRVLCCTVKDNCGWKLHFIENIVPF; from the exons ATgaaggctaag gttagggttctttgttttacaatgaaggctaaggttagggttctttgttttacaatgaaggctaag gttagggttctttgttttacaatgaaggctaaggttagggttcttTGTTCTACAATgaaggctaag gttagggttctttattttacaatgaaggctagggttatggttctttgttttacaatgaaggctaaggttagggttcttTGTTCTACAATgaaggctaag GTTAGGGTTCTTTGTTCTACAATgaaggctaag gttagggttcttTGTTCTACAATgaaggctaaggttagggttcttTGTTCTACAATgaaggctaaggttagggttcttTGTTCTACAATgaaggctaaggttagggttctttgttttacaatgaaggctaaggttagggttctttgttttacaatgaaggctaag gttagggttctttgttttacaatgaaggctaaggttagggttcttTGTTCTACAATgaaggctaaggttagggttcttTGTTCTACAATgaaggctaaggttagggttctttattttacaatgaaggctagggttatggttctttgttttacaatgaaggctaaggttagggttcttTGTTCTACAATgaaggctaaggttagggttcttTGTTCTACAATgaaggctaaggttagggttcttTGTTCTACAATgaaggctaag GTTAGGGTTCTTTGTTTTACAATGAAG gttagggttcttTGTTTTACAATGAAGGTTAGGGTTCTTTGTTCTACAATgaaggctaaggttagggttctttgttttacaatgaaggttagggttctttgttttacaatgaaggctaaggttagggttctttgttttacaatgaaggctaaggttagggttcttTATTTCACAATgaaggctagggttaggattagggttctttgttttacaatgaaggctagggttagggttcttTGTTCTACAatgaaggctagggttagggttcttTGTTCTACAATgaaggctagggttaggattagggttctTTGTTCTACAATgaaggctaaggttagg GTTCTTTGTTCTACAATgaaggctaaggttagggttcttTGTTCTACAATGAAGgctaaggttaggattagggttctTTGTTGTACTGTGAAGGATAACTGTGGATGGAAATTGCATTTTATAGAAAATATAGTACCTTTTTAA